The Rhinolophus ferrumequinum isolate MPI-CBG mRhiFer1 chromosome 17, mRhiFer1_v1.p, whole genome shotgun sequence DNA window TGCTGCCAGCAGAAGTAGAATTAGTGTGCTGATGAGctctattataaattaataatgtcCAACTTTGGGCAGCAACATTGAAGATTATAgtctgctttcatttttgtttctcacagttgAATTTCCTTCAAGTCTTTTACCCTGTCTCCTCCCCCAACTTTCAAGTAATGATGTCAGAAGGAAATAGAGGCCAAAGGGATATACttgttattgatatattttgaaacttaACTATGTCTTCATTCATCTGTATCACTTTCTCTCAAGACCGTTCCCTCAGTCTCTTGTGATTCCATACTTTTTCTGTGATCTAAACACCTTGTTTGCTCACCTGCTCTATTTATGATGAGGGAGGGAAGCAAGATACAGAATGGCTTGTATGCTTTGATTActatgcttaaaaagaaaaacagatctCTGTTtaagcccctccccctccccactacACAAAGAAGTTTTAGAAGGCTCTATAGACTGAGGTGTTAAAAGCAGTTGTCTTTGGATGGTTTGGATTGGAGACTTTCCCTTTTGCTTGtttgtaatttgatttttctccattaGCATGAAATGCTTTTATGATGAGAAAAATTTGatgttttcctccaaattttCTATGTGtgcttatattctttttattataagcatttattttattatcaagtTTGGGATATGTCTTGCCATGTCTGTCAAGCAGTTCTCTGATTTCAGAAATGGACCAttattcctccccacccccaaattccacATTTATAATGTTTCTTCAGCTCTTTGACCATACGATGACTTTAGTCATAGTTTGTCAGGATTTTCATTTGCTTGTCCGAAGTAGTACTGCTGAGTAGTACTGCTGAGGGAAAGGATTTCGGCACCTCAGTATTTCCAGCATTTCGTACGTATGTACTGATACCATGCAGAGAAGCATGAATGCTCTTAGATGTCCACCGAGAGAGGAGTACAGATATGACTGACATTCCAAATCCTTGGACTTCCGGGTACCTTTTCTGTTCTTGAAAAAACAAGAAGAGAGGTGGCCtcgtagctcagttggttagagtgtggtgctgataacaccaaggttgccggttcaatccccacacgggccactgtgagctgcgccctccttaaaaaaagttTGCATGGTACTAACTTCAAATCTGGTATGCCATAGGTTGTAAGACACAATTATTTTATCCGtcactaagaaaggaaaaaactgccaATTAGGCTGTGATGTTATTGATAGTGGATGCATCCTGCGGGGGTGTTGCATGCGAGGAAAATGTACATCATAGAATCGCTGAAATGCAGTTGTTCTAAGATCACATCTGTGAAATGTTGAGTGGTTTTGGAGCAGAAAAACCATGTTTGACCTTGACACTGCGTTAGGTCCCGTCCAGGTATTGTCAGCTGTGTTTTCCCCTTCGTTACTTGGTTTTATATGGCGACCATAGACGGACGCTGGTGAATGGACTGAATTATGGTGGAGTCAGGCCTACATTTGGGGAAAGGGGTTTTGTACACTTCTTTTAAGGGGCATGTAAAACAGATTATTGTACTCCGGTCTTGCCACATAGCCTAAAGGGTGACctgcttaaaatataaatgtggcTGTCGTAGCCTGAAGCCCTTTTGTAGCTTCCCTTGCTCCAGTGGGCCTTGGCACTCTGCACACCAGACTTTTGGCTTTGGATTCCTGAGTCATTGTGGTTAGAATATAACTGGGAGCTCAGAGGGAGACATGCTGTCGTGTGGAGCAGAGTACATACCTTGCATGCAGCAAAGGAACTGTTGAATGTATACcaaaagagattgaaaaccaCTAATCCGTGAGATAAAATGTTCCTCTTTAGGAGAAACCTGGCCTTTGAACCTGGCCCTGCCTTCTACTTCACTTAGTTGTTGGCTTTTTTCTGCCTTACACTTTATACTCGGGTAGTATTGTACTCTTCATAGTTTCCTTGCACACGTAGTTCTATGTGTTAATCTTTGTGCCTTTGCCAGTCTCCCTacaaatatattcttcaaaaacGTATCTATTCTTTTAGGAAGCATTCTTGGCATTCCTATCCTTCCGCTAAATCCTTCCGCTAAGCTGAGTTACTtattttactctttacttttgCACTGTGCATAGTTCTATCCTTGTATTTTACTCCATTATGTTGGAGTTACTTTtgtaacaaaattatattttgtatttataggAAACTGTAAGTTTCTTAAGGGCAGGGGACGCAGCTTAATTCACCTtttatctccagcacctagcacagtgtaTGATACCATCTTCAATGTGTTTGCTAACTTAAGGTAAAAGGCTGTGAAGGAATGGACAGACCGTATAGCATAAACCTATAGGTTGTAGGTATTGTACgttttaataaaaaacaactttCATCTCGGTTGATTTTAAGcatttatgatttctttctttttttattcttttgcatactTTCTTGGCTGGATGGcaatagagaagaagaaaatgaggtaAGTGTAATTTAATTAGTTGTTCAGTGATTACGGGGttcaaaacatttaacatttagtTATGTTGAATTAGAAATGAAGTGTACtagtttttgtttagttttggaTGTACAGTAACTCATTCCAGTGAGGGATGAGTTATGTATAtcaagaaaattgtttttaaactttggtgCTTCCAGAGCTTTAGGCAAGGTAAAGGAAGCTGGCAGCTCTGGAGACAGTTTCTTATATATTGAGCTTCcatgtaaaatttaatttgaaaagtgCAATCTGTTTCTTAAAAGTATTTGAATACCATTGCTTTATGataatgcatatgaaaatatttacttttccatttgAATGGTTACTgtataattttgaaaactgatttcAGATTTTTACCATGTTGGAGGGAAAACTATTCACTTAAATAGCCAGAGTTGATTAAAGAACATCAATTAGAAAAATGTTGGCAAGTGTACCATCTTTAATTTAGGCTTGAATTTGTTGCCATGGATTTTCCTGATGTTCTGGTCTATACCCTAGGTTATCTGCATTTAACTTCTAAAGCCTACCACTTCCTTTGGTGGTTTGGCAAGTTAATGGAGGGAGACGTCTTCTTCTTAGATTACGCTTTGTAGTTGTCATCCATAGAGCAGGATTAGACTATAATTCAGCATGGCCCGAGTGTGTGGGGCCCAAGCAGAGACAGTGGCAAAGTGCCAGGGCAAAGTAATTTCCTGGAAGGCAGAAAGGCTGCATTTggttacctcatctgtaaaatgagtgagATGGGAGACATAGGTTGTTAAAACTCGCGTGGGTACTTAGGGGTTTACTGTACTATTCTCCAAATTTTGgtgtatgtttgaaaaatttcataaataaagagttttaaaaaatgctcatgTAGGCTAGTGAAATGTATACTGTTTGTCATTAAAAAGGACCTTTCATTTCCCTGGCATTTTAAACTATGATGCCATTTGAAAGTAACTTGATTATAGTAGTAACtgcttgttttgttcatttataggCAAAGAGTGAAAATGTGCAGAAAACAGGTTTCATCAAAGGACCAATGTTCAAAGGTGTTGTTGCTTCTAGTCGGTTTTTGCCCAAAGGCACCAAGACAAAAGTTAATTTGGAGGAACAGGGACGACAGAAGGtgtcattcagcttcagctttacaAAGAAAACTTTGCAGAACAGGTTTCTGACTGCACTTGGCAATGACAAGCAAAATGATACTCCAAATTCCCCATCTGTACCTCTTCAAGTAGACTTGAcctctaaaattaaaatggacGTTGGAGATACCTTATCTGTTACAGAAGAGTCTTCCCCACCAAAATCAAGGGTAGAATTGggcaaaattcattttaagaaacatcTTCTTCATGTAACATCCAGGCCTCTGCTGACTACTACCCCAGCAGTgacatctcctcctcctcccatagTAACCTCACCAGCAGTCATGGCAGAATCAACAACTGTAGACTCACCACCCTCAtctccacctcccccacctccacctccccaaGCCGCAACATCCTCACCACCAGCACCAGTAACAGAGCCAGTGGCCTTGCCACACACACCAATAACAGTTCTGGTGACAGCACCAGTCGATGCAGCAGTTAGATCCCTAAAGGAACCATCGGTTACAATTGTACCAGAATCTTCAGAAGTGGACACTAAGCAGGACACTGTATCGGACAGTTCCGAAGAACACAtcattcaaaattcaaatgagCAAGCAGATATTCCCTCACAAAAAGAAGATTCCcatattgggaaggaagaagaaattccaGATAGTTCTAAGAGTAGTCTGAGCTCTAAAAAAACAGGTTCTAAGAAGAAATCCTCCCAGTCAGAAGGCACCTTTCTTGGCTCAGAATCTGATGAAGATTCTGTACGGACTTCCTCAAGTCAAAGAtcacatgatttaaaattttcagcaagtgttgaaaaggaaagagattcaAAAAAGAGCTTAGCGCCTTTAAAAAGTGAGGATTTAGGGAAATCTTCACGATCTAAAACAGAaagagatgataaatattttagctaCTCAAAACTTGAAAGAGATACTCGATATATATCCTCTCGATGTAGATCAGAGAGAGAGCGAAGGCGAAGCAGATCTCGTTCTAGGTCTGACAGAGGCTCTAGAACTAGCTTATCCTATTCCCGGTCAGAACGATCCCATTATTACGACTCTGATCGTCGCTACCATAGGAGTTCCCCTTATCGAGAGAGGACACGCTATTCTCGGCCATATACAGATAACAGGGCACGAGAGAGTTCTGACTCAGAAGATGAGTATAAGAAGACATACTCAAGGCGCACCTCATCTCATTCCTCCTCTTACAGAGACGTAAGGACATCATCGTCCTATTCTAAATCTGATCGGGACTGCAAAACTGAGTCCTCTTActtagagatggagaaaagaggaaaacattctttaaaactaGAAAGAGAATCCAAAAGGACTTCAGAAAATGAAACAGTGAAAAGATGTTGTTCTCCCCCTAATGAACTGGGATTCCGACGGGGGTCATCATATTCCAAGCATGAAAACAGTGCTTCCCGTTATAAATCTACTCCTTCAAAATCTATACCCAAgtctgataaatttaaaaattctttctgttgtacagaattaaatgaggaaatcaaACAGTCTCATTCTTTTAGTTTACAGACTCCTTGTTCAAGAGGTAGCGAAGTAagaatgattagtaaaattactgaaagaaaaaagactgggTCTCCATCTCCATCAAATCAATTAAATGATTCACCTACTTTTAGAAAGCTAGAAGAATCGCCTATTTTTAAGTCTGAATTTATAGGACATGATAGCCATGATAGTGTTAAGGAATTAGACTCTTTATCTAAAGTGAAGAATGATCAATTAAGAAGTTACTGTCccatagaattaaatataaatgggtcTCCGGGGGCAGAATCTGATTTGGTAACATTTTGCACTTCTAAAACTGACACTGTTTTGATGTCTTCTGATGATAGTGTGACTGGATCGGAGGTATCCCCATTGGTCAAAGCATGTCTGCTTTCATCAAACGGATTTCAGAATATTAGTAGATGTAAAGAAACAGATTTGGATGATACTTGCATGCAACATAGTAAGTCAGAAAGCCcatttagagaaacagaacctcCAATGTCACCACCTCAAGAAAAACTCATGTCTTCTCCAGTCATGGCTATAGATTATTCCAAAACAGTAGTTAAAGAACCGGTTGATTTGAGGGTTTCTTGCTGTAAAACCAAAGATTCAGGTGTCTACTGTACTTCAAATGACAACAACCCTTCTTTGTGTCATTCCGAAGCTGAAGATATTGAGCCTTCAGTTATGaagatttcttcaaatagctttatGAATGTGCATTTGAAATCAAAAACAGTTATATGTGATAACAGTAATCTGACAGATCAGCACTCGAAATTTGCATGTGAAGAATATAAGCAGAGTGTTGGTAGCTCTAGTTCAGCTCCTGTTAATCATTTTGATGATTTATATCAACCAATAGGGAGTTCAGACATTGCTTCATCTCTTCAGAGTCTTCCACCAGGAATAAAAGTGGACAGTTTAACTCTCTTACAATGTGGAGAGAACACATCTCCAGTTTTGGATGCTATGCTGAAGAGTAAAAGCACAGAGTTTTTGAAgcatgcagaaaaagaaataatagtagaAGTAGGTAGTGGCCTACCTGATTCAGGGACAGGATTTGCTTCCTGGGAAAACCGGCATAATAATGGGTTACCTGGGAAATGTGTGCATGAGGCTCAAGAAGAAGGGAATTCCATATTGCCCGATAAAAGAGGAAGACCAGAACTCTCTTTTgatgaagaaggaggaagagtgCATGAACATACCTCTGATGATTCAGAAGTTGTATTTTCTTCTTGCGATTTGAATTTAACCATGGAAGACAGTGACTGTGTAACATACACCTTAAAATGTGACAGTAGTGGTCATGCCTCAGAGATTGTGTCTACTGTTCATGAAGATTATTCTGGTTCCTCTGAAAGTTCAAGTGATGAAAGTGATTCAGAAGATACAGATTCTGATGATAGCAGTATGCCAAGAAACCGTCTTCAGTCAGTCGTGGTTGTGCCAAAGAATTCTACTTTGCCCATGGAAGAAACAAGTCCCTGTTCTTCTCGGAGCAGTCAAAGTTACAGACACTATTCTGACCATTGGGAAGATGAGAGATTGGAGTCGAGGAGACATTCATATGAGGAAAAATTTGAGAGCATAGCAAGTAAAGCCTGTCCTCAGACTGAGAAGTTCTTCCTTcataaaggaacagagaagaatcCAGAAGTTTCTTTTACACAGCCTTgcagaaaacaaattgataagCACATGCCTGAAATTTCTCATCCTCAGAGTGATGGGGTTGACAGTACAAGTCACACTGATGTGAGATGTGACCCTCTAGGTCATTCAAATTCTGAGGAAACAGTGGAAGCCAAAATAGCTTCTAGGCAGCAAGAAGAGTTGCCGGTTTATTCTGATGATTTTGAAGATGTCCCAAGTAAGTGTCGGCAACAGACCACTTTCCCTAATAGGCCAGATAGTAGACTGGGAAGAACGGAGctgaatttttcttcctcttacgAGATCTCCCGAGTGGATGGCTTCCATTCATCGGAAGAGCTCAGAAACCTAGGGTGGGACTTCCCTCAGCAAGAGAAGCCTACTACCACCTATCAGCAGCCTGACAGCAGCTATGGAGCCTGTGGTGGACACAAGTATCACCAAAGTGCAGACCAGTATGGTGGGACACGTAATTACTGGCAAGGCAACGGCTACTGGGATCCAAGATCAGCAGGCAGACCTCCTGGCACGGGGGTTGTGTATGATCGAATTCAAGGGCAGGTGCCAGATTCCTTAACAGATGACCGTGAAGAGGAAGAGAATTGGGATCAGCGTGGGGGACCTCACTTTTCAAGCCAGTCCAATAAATTTTTCCTATCCCTTCAGAAGGACAAGGGGTCAGTGCAAGCACCTGAAATAAGCAGCAATTCTATTAAGGACTCTTTAGctgtgaatgaaaagaaagatctttcaaaaaacttagaaaaaagtGATATGAAAGATAGAGGGCCTCCTAAAAAAAGGAGGCAGGAATTGGAGAGTGATTCTGAAAGTGATGGTGAGCTTCAGGACAGAAAGAAAGTTAGAGTGGAGATAGAGCAGGGGGAGACCGCAGTGGCCCCAGGCTCAGCGCTGGTTGGGCCTTCATGTGTCATGGAGGACTTCAGGGACCCACAGCGATGGAAGGAATATGCCAAGCAAGGGAAGATGCCTTGTTACTTTGATCTGattgaagaaaatgtttatttaacagAAAGGTAAGCCTGATTAATAATTATCTGACAAATTTtaacctcttttttaaaaattggctttcAGAATATATGAGCTTAATTGTATGAAAttgtgtaataaaatataaattgaaaaatctaaaaagtgTACTTACCTATTTGGATTTGATGGCACAAAATCCCtcccccaattttatttttaccaagaAAGGGATGCCTAATTCTTTTTGTCTCATTATCTCTTTGGTGCTAAAAGTATAACATCAGCCAGCCCAGtttttcttaaattccttttaCATGTGAAACTgtgacagaaaatgaaacaaaaccccAGCAAAGTTAGTCTgcttttagagaagaaaaaaacattgttggatttttttccttttcaaaaatgttcagaAGGAAGTATCTTAAGGTATTTTATAAAGCTGGAATTAGACTTGAACATGGTTTTCTTTTGTCAGGTTTTTTTAGTCTATTGCTAATGGATTAAATTTGGCAATAGCATAACagatgttttagaaataaatggtaaaatggtTTACCACAAATTCCCAACATGAAACAAGGTGTGAGACTAGGAGTCATGAAAACTAATTCCTCTGCAGCAGCGCTTCTCAGTCTGCTTTCTTTGAACTCTCCTCGATAATCTTCTCATTTTCCCAATATAAGTGTACGTTGaatatgcctttttaaaaatctcctaacTAGTAGTCTTCTAACTACCTACTTCCTCCTTTTGGAAATTTCTTCTCTAGTTCAGAATCAACTTAGCCATCCCCTTTaagtattcaaaaaaaattttaatgaaattttccaCTGTGGATAAGATAAaagacttcattttaaagttaagtCCCATCAGAagtttttcctatttaaaaataaccttttttctttatgatgtAGAGAGCTTCCTACAGTCACATTCATTTACATCTATTTGTAAATTAggtttaaattcaaaatattaaacaggTAGTACCCTTTAGGAATTGTATGAGTAGAATGATACAACTTAACAGGGTCTTTGTAAAAGAATAGACATGAAATTAAGCAACCCAACCCCCTGGGTTTTATTCGCCAATGAGATTCAGATACATATAAGACTGCATATAGATTTGGTTGGTGGGCCTTTTTGGAGTCGGAAGTATTTGTACATATTCAGCATTTTTAAGTGCCTATTGTTATATGCTGGGCATGTAGGAGACACCAAGAAGACAAATTACTGTAAAATAGTATGTAACAGagtgaaagaaaattttttttcttacgtCTAATGAAAATAGACttttacctgaaaaaaaatctgtgcccATTAGTCCTAATCTGACCTTCTGGAGCAATACAAAATAAAGCTACTGCTGATTCTTCGAAATTATAGCTCTTTAAGTACTTGTAAGTAGATATTTTGTTTAGTCATCTTCAGGCTAAGCATATTCATACACTCATTAATGAATTATATCTTTAATTGATACAGatgaattatttttgttactcAAAGTTAGTTGAAACTATCATGACACTCTGTAGATACTTTATAATATAAACTAGTACTGTAACCGAACATATGTTGAAGACAAAAGCAGATTAAGGAGTTTTAAGAGAGAGCAGCTGTGCTGTTTACTATCTGAGAGTTGAAGAGTAAGTCATAATTCCcttgttttaaaaaggagatcTTATTTGACCAtccttgattattttttctttttgacaagggTCCAAAAATAGAGTTCAAGAAAAAGGTCAGTAATAGTCCCATTTTCACTTTTGCTTTGCAAAGTCTGGTATAGGTTTTTATGAACCCAGTCAATTTTGAACcgtttctctctcctccccataTCAGTTTGTCTGCTTTGAGAAAGTTTAGCCCTCTGAAACCTTTACCTGATTATCCTGTAAttgtacttcattctttttttaaaaattttccgtTTTCTTTTAAACAAGATCTGTGCAAATGTGTTATTGCAGGATTCTCTAAAAGATATAATTGaattaaacttaataaaaaaattattaatttttttggggggggattccttttcttcttcagcctTGTATCCCTACTATTTGTTCATCCATGAAAACTGATTCTTAAACTTAACTTTAATTAAATCAGCTGGGTCACTATTTGATACTCAagagttttcctatttttcttctgaGCCAGATATGATTATTAACACTTGAAATTGCTCAAAATTCTAGGCTTAGCTGACCCCGTAGTAGGATATAAGGGCTGAATACAAAATGCGGCTTGAATTTACCCCATTCTCCCGTTTGCCAAAGCTAAGGTTGCCTCTTTCATGTGTTTTGCAACACAATTTTTAGTGTTTTCAGTCTCACAACTTCTAGTGATTagatgtttcctttcttttgaatGATTGACTTAATCATAATTATTAAATGTGAAACTAATGAGATTTAGCACATATTTGATTGTATATGTTGTATCATTGCCAGGAgatttatttaatcagtttttataaaattttacccAATAGAAAGAAGAATAAATCCCATCGGGATATTAAGCGAATGCAGTGTGAGTGTACACCTCTTTCTAAAGATGAAAGAGCTCAAGGTGAAATAGCATGTGGGGAAGATTGTCTTAATCGTCTCCTCATGATTGAATGGTAAGTGAATGTGaatgctttgcttttgttcaacCGTTCTATTAAatctctcaaaatattaaaaagaattaatgagGAATAAAACTTAACCTTTCATCTACCTATTGTTGAGTATTTATAAGCAGTAAAATCTCTGATGTATAATAGTGTTTATAAGGAGACAAATTTCCCTTGCATTGTGCATTATATTATAGTACACATTGTAAATACTCTGTAAAGTAACCCTAAAATGCTAACAcagtaatattaatttttatccaaTCTACTTTTGTTTCTTGTAATGTTGGTGTCCTGGGAGGTAAGTGTGGGTGCTTTTTAAGCTTTTgctgtaaaatgagataaaaccctaacatttcaaaaatggataaaataaaatgtcttcctttcccaaACCTCAATCCCTCTATTTTTAGTCTTTCCAGATAGTTTTTATACCTATA harbors:
- the SETD2 gene encoding histone-lysine N-methyltransferase SETD2 isoform X2, coding for MKQLPPQPPPKMGDFYDPEHPTPEEEENEAKSENVQKTGFIKGPMFKGVVASSRFLPKGTKTKVNLEEQGRQKVSFSFSFTKKTLQNRFLTALGNDKQNDTPNSPSVPLQVDLTSKIKMDVGDTLSVTEESSPPKSRVELGKIHFKKHLLHVTSRPLLTTTPAVTSPPPPIVTSPAVMAESTTVDSPPSSPPPPPPPPQAATSSPPAPVTEPVALPHTPITVLVTAPVDAAVRSLKEPSVTIVPESSEVDTKQDTVSDSSEEHIIQNSNEQADIPSQKEDSHIGKEEEIPDSSKSSLSSKKTGSKKKSSQSEGTFLGSESDEDSVRTSSSQRSHDLKFSASVEKERDSKKSLAPLKSEDLGKSSRSKTERDDKYFSYSKLERDTRYISSRCRSERERRRSRSRSRSDRGSRTSLSYSRSERSHYYDSDRRYHRSSPYRERTRYSRPYTDNRARESSDSEDEYKKTYSRRTSSHSSSYRDVRTSSSYSKSDRDCKTESSYLEMEKRGKHSLKLERESKRTSENETVKRCCSPPNELGFRRGSSYSKHENSASRYKSTPSKSIPKSDKFKNSFCCTELNEEIKQSHSFSLQTPCSRGSEVRMISKITERKKTGSPSPSNQLNDSPTFRKLEESPIFKSEFIGHDSHDSVKELDSLSKVKNDQLRSYCPIELNINGSPGAESDLVTFCTSKTDTVLMSSDDSVTGSEVSPLVKACLLSSNGFQNISRCKETDLDDTCMQHSKSESPFRETEPPMSPPQEKLMSSPVMAIDYSKTVVKEPVDLRVSCCKTKDSGVYCTSNDNNPSLCHSEAEDIEPSVMKISSNSFMNVHLKSKTVICDNSNLTDQHSKFACEEYKQSVGSSSSAPVNHFDDLYQPIGSSDIASSLQSLPPGIKVDSLTLLQCGENTSPVLDAMLKSKSTEFLKHAEKEIIVEVGSGLPDSGTGFASWENRHNNGLPGKCVHEAQEEGNSILPDKRGRPELSFDEEGGRVHEHTSDDSEVVFSSCDLNLTMEDSDCVTYTLKCDSSGHASEIVSTVHEDYSGSSESSSDESDSEDTDSDDSSMPRNRLQSVVVVPKNSTLPMEETSPCSSRSSQSYRHYSDHWEDERLESRRHSYEEKFESIASKACPQTEKFFLHKGTEKNPEVSFTQPCRKQIDKHMPEISHPQSDGVDSTSHTDVRCDPLGHSNSEETVEAKIASRQQEELPVYSDDFEDVPSKCRQQTTFPNRPDSRLGRTELNFSSSYEISRVDGFHSSEELRNLGWDFPQQEKPTTTYQQPDSSYGACGGHKYHQSADQYGGTRNYWQGNGYWDPRSAGRPPGTGVVYDRIQGQVPDSLTDDREEEENWDQRGGPHFSSQSNKFFLSLQKDKGSVQAPEISSNSIKDSLAVNEKKDLSKNLEKSDMKDRGPPKKRRQELESDSESDGELQDRKKVRVEIEQGETAVAPGSALVGPSCVMEDFRDPQRWKEYAKQGKMPCYFDLIEENVYLTERKKNKSHRDIKRMQCECTPLSKDERAQGEIACGEDCLNRLLMIECSSRCPNGDYCSNRRFQRKQHADVEVILTEKKGWGLRAAKDLPSNTFVLEYCGEVLDHKEFKARVKEYARNKNIHYYFMALKNDEIIDATQKGNCSRFMNHSCEPNCETQKWTVNGQLRVGFFTTKLVPSGSELTFDYQFQRYGKEAQKCFCGSANCRGYLGGETRVSIRAAGGKMKKERSRKKDSVDGELEALMENGEGLSDKNQVLSLSRLMVRIETLEQKLTCLKLIQNTHSQSCLKSFLERHGLSLLWIWMAELGEGRESNQKLQEEIIKTLEHLPIPTKNMLEESKVLPIIQRWSQTKIAVPQLSEGDGYSSENTSRAHTPLNTPDPSTKLSTEADTDTPKKLVFRRLKIISENSMDSAISDATSELEGKDGKEDLDQLENVPVEEEEELQSQQLLTQQLPGSKVDSEIVVEASKLPTSEPEADTDIEPKESHSTKLEEHIAEETPSQDEEEGVSDVESERSQEQPDKTVDISDLATKLLDSWKDLKEVYRIPKKSQTEKENAITERGRDAVGFRDQTTAPKTPNRSRERDPDKQTQNKEKRKRRGSLSPPSSAYERGTKRPDDRYDTPTSKKKVRIKDRNKLSTEERRKLFEQEVAQREAQKQQQQMQNLGMTSPLPYDSLGYNAPHHPFAGYPPGYPMQAYVDPSNPNAGKVLLPTPSMDPVCSPAPYDHSQPLVGHSTEPLAAPPPVPVVPHVTAPVEVSSSQYVAQSDGVVHQDSSVAVLPVPAPGPVQGQNYGVWDSNQQSVSVQQQYSPAQSQATIYYQGQTCPTVYGVTSPYSQTTPPIVQPEMVVTNNLLDLPPPSPPKPKTIVLPPNWKTARDPEGKIYYYHVITRQTQWDPPTWDSPGDDASLEHEAEMDLGTPTYDENPMKTSKKPKTAEADTSSELAKKSKEVFRKEMSQFIVQCLNPYRKPDCKVGRITTTEDFKHLARKLTHGVMNKELKYCKNPEDLECNENVKHKTKEYIKKYMQKFGAVYKPKEDTELE